The Triticum aestivum cultivar Chinese Spring chromosome 7B, IWGSC CS RefSeq v2.1, whole genome shotgun sequence genome window below encodes:
- the LOC123159723 gene encoding B-cell receptor-associated protein 31 encodes MIQLLFVVLVAEAAVATVLLFKTPLRKLAMLGLDRLKRGRRAPVAVKTVAGVVITLLASTLYSMAEISARAGDPEAGGGAALSPTDQVLFSRHLLEASLMGYTLFLALVIDRLHQYIRELRGLKKNVEAVSKQNKALEEGKHGRSQEMAKYQEEVATLNEEMKKLKLQVQEKTEEVHVAEDKALAIQKQSESLLLEYDRLLEDNQHLREQLQSIDLRLSNPS; translated from the exons ATGATCCAGCTCCTGTTCGTGGTGCTCGTCGCCGAGGCGGCCGTGGCGACGGTGCTGCTCTTCAAGACGCCACTGCGGAAGCTCGCCATGCTGGGCCTCGACCGCCTCAAGCGCGGCCGCCGGGCGCCCGTCGCCGTCAAGACCGTCGCCGGCGTCGTCATCACGCTCCTCGCCTCCACGCTCTACAGCATGGCCGAGATCAGTGCCCGCGCCGGGGACCCCGAGGCCGGAGGCGGCGCGGCCCTCTCTCCCACCGACCAGGTCCTCTTCTCGCGCCACCTCCTCGAGGCGTCCCTCATGG GTTACACTTTGTTTCTTGCTCTAGTTATTGACCGACTCCACCAATATATCAGAGAACTACGTGGGCTAAAGAAGAATGTTGAGGCTGTATCAAAGCAGAACAAAGCGTTAGAGGAAGGAAAACATGGAAGATCTCAGGAGATGGCGAAATACCAGGAAGAGGTTGCCACTCTGAACGAGGAGATGAAGAAACTGAAGCTGCAAGTACAAGAGAAGACCGAGGAGGTCCATGTTGCTGAGGACAAGGCACTTGCTATTCAAAAGCAATCTGAAAGCTTGCTGCTTGAATATGACCGGCTCCTGGAGGATAACCAACATCTCCGGGAGCAGCTGCAGTCAATTGATCTCAGGCTCTCCAATCCTTCCTGA
- the LOC123159663 gene encoding uncharacterized protein has translation MALRVLLKKSYSQLAGSFSEGGVASLSDALSGGLHPRLAIPNNNGLHGFTARYLNTSPCPRELVTRSCSRTGVNSVNINHIMKPASVRPATGAGRTFSSKTTTSGEPSVESQIKANGDAFRRKIRITSNAFVAFGVLYCGTLIHKRLD, from the exons ATGGCCTTGCGGGTGTTGCTGAAGAAATCATACTCCCAGCTGGCCGGATCTTTCTCG GAAGGCGGTGTTGCGTCTCTCAGTGATGCTCTTAGTGGAGGTCTCCATCCTAGACTGGCGATCCCCAATAACAATGGGCTCCATGGCTTT ACAGCAAGGTACTTGAACACCTCTCCATGTCCTCGTGAGCTTGTTACAAGAAGCTGCTCAAGGACTGGTGTGAACTCAGTAAACATAAATCACATCATGAAGCCAGCATCTGTGCGTCCAGCTACAGGGGCTGGGCGAACTTTCTCTTCCAAGACGACCACCAGTGGCGAACCTTCAGTTGAATCACAGATTAAAGC GAATGGAGACGCGTTTCGAAGGAAAATAAGGATTACTTCCAATGCATTTGTTGCTTTCGGCGTTCTATATTGTGGCACACTTATCCATAAACGTTTAGATTAA